TCTGATTGAGCGAGTTGGCTTCAAGAACAACTTCATCTTTAAATACTCACCGCGTCCAGGTACGGTTGCGGCGAGTCGCTTCGAAGATGATATTCCGGACTCAACCAAGCGGCGAAGGCTCAATTCTTTACTCGATACTCAGGCAGAAGTGAGCCGAGATGTTCATGCTTCATGGGTTGGTAAAGGGGTCGACGTCTTTGTTGAGAAGATCTCTGAGCAAAGCCGTAAGCAGCAGGCGGCAGAGGGTCTTGGCACCCGTAAGATCACTTTAGGGTGGGAAAAGCCTCCAATCCAACTCAGCGGTCGTACTGGAGGCGATCTCATTACGGTCTTCGACCTGCCGACTGGTATGAACGCCGAGTCTCTCATTGGCAGAATCGTCAAACTAGAAATTGAGTCTTCAAGTCCACTTCTCTTAAAAGGGCGCCCTTTGACAGGGGTTTAGGTCGCTAATGTAGTGCTCATGCCCTTCTGAAAGAGGGGCTCTCAAATAGCCTTAAAGAGTCTTTTTGGAGCAAAATGCCTTTGAGAACCCTGAAATCGTGGTTTTCTATTATCGGGTTTGTAACAGTTTTATCGAATTAACTCTTATTTTAGAGCATCACTCATGCTTGACTGCCGTATCTGTTGGGGTATCTTCTAGGGGTACGGAGTTAGGGGTTGCTTTATCGCAACCTCTTGCAAGTTCCACGCTTGCCGACGGAGAAAGGGTATTTCCGACAGGAAGTGAGGAACCTGCTAGCAATGTGAGAGCAGGTCTCGCAAATAATCGTGAAGAGAAGAAAGGTTTATTTAGCTATGAAAAAAGTGACAGTCTTAACAGCCTGCGCCCTTTCAATTGGCATGGCAGTCGGAGTCGCATCAGCTGATGTGAACGTCGCTGGCGTTATGTCAGGTGGTTCGGCAGGCAATGACGCGAATGGTGTGAGCTGGCAATACCTCCAAGATGTAGACATCAATGGTACAAACCATAATGTCTTCCGACTCTACGCTGACCGAGCATGGATGAATGGCCAAAATGGTTTCGACAACGAAATCCTTGAAGTTAAAGGCACATCATCGGACCCATCATCCGCAATTTCAAACGGTTTGATTTTCAAAGATGCGTTTGCCTCAACCAATGGCCCATCGAGCGAATCGTTCAATGGCCTTGTCCCAGCACTTCGCTACACCAGTTACACAACTATTGGTGCTGAAACAGAGTCTGCTGACAATGTTTACCTCGGTAACCAAGGTTGGGCTTTAGATGGTTTCAATATGGACTCCGGTGGTACATTTGCTTCACTACCAAATGGAGCAGGTTTTGCAGACAATGACGCAGCAGCCATGGGTGCTGGTAGCACATTGTTGATGCAAATCACAACCACAGGTGACCAAGTTCAGTACAACCTGAACATCAACAGTCGCTCAGTAACTGGCGGTGGTGCTTCTTGGGTAGCATCAGGTACAGTCGCAATCCCAGCTCCAGGTGCACTTGCACTTCTCGGTATCGCTGGTCTTGCATCGCGTCGCCGTCGTCGCGCCTGATCGCTCAACTACATAAGCCTTTGCTTTGTAGTAAAAAGTGACTAAAACACCGCCGACCTTTGGGTCGGCGGTGTTCTTTTTGCAGCCACTTGGCATCTTCCAAGACTTTGATTGCAGGGCTCAGCGGGCTATTTTTGAGGATTTGGTGTTATTTTTAATCAACCATTCCAGAAACAGCACAATTGAGGACATACTTAACGCAGTAGGCCAAGAGATGCGCGGGGAGAAAGGTCGACCGTGTTATGAAATCTGCACGTCCACAGCATTTTCAATATTTGATTTTAGGTACCGTTCTTTACGGTGCCACTTGGACCAACGTGGCAGTTGGAGACCTCTTTCAGTTTGATCTCGTTTTAGAGACCGACATGCCTTTGACTGTCCTTGCCATTCCCGCATCGAACAGTGTGTTCACTTTGTCAGAAGTGGTGCAAGGTACGAGCCAATGGGATCCCGAAGAACCGTTCCCATCATTCTCCCTGGCAGATGCCGGCCCCATGAACTTGCAAAGCAGTGTTTTTATTGCTGATGACTTTCCCCCTTTTGAGGACGCCCTGGTGGCGACCGGAACAGACTTGATGCAGGGGTATAGTTATTGGTTCGGATGGGGGATGATGACCCTGAGTATTGAATATGGCTCAAATGCGTGGGGACCGGACTACACAGATTTAAGCCTTCAATGGACCTTGGAGGGTCCAACGTGGAATGAACAATCGATCACGGGTACGGGTGGTACCGGCTTTATCAGCGACAATATCAATGGAGGTCTGTACGACCTGACAATCTCAAGTTGGTCACTGACATTGATTCCTGCGCCCGCATCGTTATTGCCTTTGGTTTTGGCATTCGGAGCCAGGCGCACCCGCAGACGGGTGTGATCGAACGCCCATCCTGTATTGGATGTTTGCTCAGCCCTTGACCAGGTCAGCATTCTCAGGAAAGCGTTTGAGCGCTGCGAGCAGCTGTTCAATTTGTTGTTCAGGCTTCATGTTCAGAAGTCGGCGGCGAAGAGCTGTCACTGTCTTGAGCTCGTTTTCTGGTGCCAGCAGATGCTCCTTTCTGGTGCCAGAAGCAGCGAGATTAATCGCCGGATAGAGCCGCATCTCTGATATGGAACGATCGAGGATCAGCTCCATGTTGCCAGTGCCTTTGAACTCTTCAAAGATGATTTGGTCGGCACGGGAGCCGGTATCAATGAGGCAGGTGGCAATAATAGTGAGCGATCCGCCTTCTTCGGCATTCCGGGCTGCACCAAAAAGCTGTTTGGGTATCTCCATCGCTTTTGAGTCGAGCCCACCTGACATTGTCTTGCCGCCAGAGCCATACTGACGCGAGTTGTTGAAGGCCCGCCCCAGACGTGTAATTGAGTCCAATAGGACAACCACATCTTTGCCAGCCTCAAGAAGCCGCTTGGCTCGCTCGATGGTGAAAATGCCGAGTTCAAGATGTCTATTCACATCTTCATCATTACTGGAGGCCAGTACTTGAGCTGACACATTTCTCTTGAAATCTGTGACCTCTTCAGGTCGTTCATCGATCAGAAGGGCGATCACATGAACATCTGGATGGTTTTGCTTGATACCCGTGGCAATGTTCTGGAGAAGGATGGTCTTCCCAGCTTTTGGGGGTGCCACAATAAGCCCGCGTGTTCCCAGTCCAATCGGGCAGAACAAATCAATAAGACGGCAAGAGGCTGGGCAGTCGGCGTGCTCAAGATTGAGCCGGGGTTGAGGATCGATTGGCGTCAGCTCTTCAAAAGTCTTGCGTTTGACATATTCTTCTGGTGACAGCCCATCAATTTTTAGGATCTCCTCAACAATACGTCGTGGCCGTGTATTTCGCCGCCCTCGTCGACGTCGAGGTTTACGTGAGATGACGCGAGCCTCAATTTCCTGGGCTTGCCTGAGCATAGACTTACTGCCCAGATCAAGGGGCACAAATGGATCGCCCTGCGTGACGACGAGACCGTTTTCTAACGCTCGAAGACGACCTTCTACTTTGCCAGTCCACTCTAAGATGCCGGTAACTATGTCTGACACATGCCTCTCCGATGAGGACTCAATGCTTCCACTGTGCAATAGGTCAACCTACTTCTGAGGTTGATCCCGGCACACCGGGTTTAAAAACGCACATGGACCATTGGGCCCGGGATGTGAACTGGCCCGCAGGCCTGGGTTCACAGAATCTACCCATCTATGCTTGATTCATAATCCAGTACACCGGCGTTGGATGCCGCTGTTGGGTTTGCCCTGGCAATATGATCAAATGTATTGGGTTTAGGTCTCGGTTTCTACACCGCAAGTTAAAGTAGACCAGCCTGGGCTGGTGGTGTCAAGATTGAATCGCTATGTGCATTTCAGGCAGAAGCAATTCGGCCGGCCAGCTGGGCATTTGCAATGAGTACGCTGATGTTGGCTGTGAGGCTTCGCCCTTGGGTATTTCCATGCAGCTCTGCCAGCAGCGAAGGTGTTCGAGCGGGTCCAGCACCAGAATCAGTGGCAGCCTCAGCCTCCTGGCAGAGTGCCTCTAGGTCACTTGCTGCAAGCCGAGTCGCTTCTGGGGGATCATTGACGACCAGCATGCTTCCTGATCCCGGCACGACCTCACAGTGCAGTCGATAGACGTCCGCTATTTCGTTGACTTGATCCAATCGTTGAGAGACAAAAGCGGCATCAGTGCCGGCAGCGAGGAACCGAGGTAGACGATGTGTTTGATATCCAATAATCGGAACACAGAGCGTTTCGAGTAGTTCGCGAGTCGCCTCAACATCTAATATTGACTTCGGGCCGGCACAAACAACGCAGCCACGAAATTTTGATAATGCGGTCAAGTCTGCTGATACATCGAGTTGCTGTGCCCAGCCACGATGGACGCCGCCAATTCCGCCTGTGGCCATGACATCAATACAACAATCCAATTCTTTTGACGCCATTGCTAAGGCGGCTAGCGTTCCCGAAACAGTGGTGCCGGCAGTCCGCTTCTGTGCGATCGCTGGTGCGAGATCAGTCACCGCCACTTTTCCCGCATCATCATTCTCAGCCAATGCACGGAGTTGGTCATCATTGAGACCGACATGAACCACGCCATCAATGACCGCTGTGATTGCTGGTACGCAGCCACTCTCTACGACGACTTTTTTGATGAGGCCAAGCGTCTGTAAGTGCCCTGGTTCATCTTCGTGCCAAGGAAGCGCTACGCCATCAAGATCATGGGGTGGTTGTGGTAAATGGCAAGGAGTCTTCGGTAGGCCTTTGGTCAATACGGCTGTTTCTAAACCCACAATCCCGCAGCCGTCCTGCACCGCCTGTGTAATCTCAGGGGCAATATTAATCGCACTGCTCATGTCTTAGCGTCGTCCACGGCGTAATTTTCCACCCATTCTTCGTTTCGGCAGAGAGGATGGAACAATACCACCTGGGAACGCACTGACATCTTTTGCATCCTTGGAGGAAGGCAAAGCGGTTGACGCTCGATTGGACTGCTCCCGGGATTCCGCCCGCGCAGAATCCTGTGCTTCCTTTGCTTGACGAATACGATCAGGAATTGGCCCGGGCTTAAAGCCATCACAGCTTAAGGCTGGAATTTCAAGGTTGATTAGTTTCTCAATACTGGTCAGTAGATCACCTTGTTCTGGCGTAACAAAGGACCAGGCGCATCCCTCGCGGTCAATACGTGCTGTTCGACCAATTCGGTGTACATAAACCTCTGTATCTTCAGGCAGGTCGTAGTTGATGACATGGGTAATGCCTCCAACATCAAGCCCTCGAGCAGCAAGATCAGAAGCGATAAGCACTTTGAGCTCACCGGCACGTAACTTCGTCATGACCCGATTACGGTGCCCTTGATTGAGGTTCGCGTGGAGTGCATAAGACTCAATATTTTTTCGCTTGAGGTATTCCACTAAAGAATCGACTGTCTGTTTTGTACGACAGAAGACCAATGTCAGTGCAGGCTCTTCATGTCTCAGTAGGTAGAGAAGTAGTTGGTTTTTGTCCCATCGCTCAACAGAAATATACCTTTGTTGGACTTGCGCTACTGTGAGACTCTTGGCTTCTGTTAAGGCAAGCCGTATTGGGTTTTTTAGGTATTGACGAGAGAGGCGTTCAATTTCGTCAGAAATAGTGGCCGAGACGAGTATGGTCTGATGGCCTTGCCGCATGCCACCCAAGATGCGGCGAATATCTTCTCGAAAACCAATATCGAGCATTCGATCCACCTCATCCAGGACCGCCATCTTGATCCCGTCATAGGGGAGCATGCCACGGCTATTGAGATCCATGACCCGACCAGGCGTGCCAACCACAATCTGTGGCCCCTTACTCAGTTTCTCTTTTTGCACGTTGATTGGCTGGCCACCGTAGACCGCTATGACCTTGACATTTGTAAAACGCGAAAGTTCCTGGATTTCATGGGTGACTTGAATGGCCAGCTCACGGGTGGGAACCAATATGAGTCCAGAACAAGGGCCTTGATCCTGGAGCTGATGGATGGTCGGTAAACCAAAGGCGGCTGTCTTGCCAGTTCCAGTGCGTGATTGCCCCATGACATCCCGGCCACTGATTGCCGCTGGGACCAATTGTGATTGAATATGGGTTGGTTGTTCAAAACCCTGTTTGGCAATTGCCTTGAGAATGCCATCGCAAAGCCCCAGATCCTGAAAAGATTGAGCAGTATCAAACAGCTCTTGTGGAACTGCTTTTTTAGACTGTGTATCGGCTGGTTTGTTACTGGCTTCGATAGGGACTCTCCAGGGTTTGGTTGATGTGGTCATTTGGCTTACAGGCCTCATAACCCAGGTGATCGGGTAGATCGGTTCGGAATCTTATTACAGCAGGGCTATGGGTGGGGCGGACTCGCCCCTATACTGGCCACAGGGCAGGGCCCCTCTGATAACCAGGAATCGTCCTGATGATCTGGTCATGGTAAGCAGGGATCGTTGACGATACAACATATGTGCCCGGCATGGTTGCCTGGCTTAATGCGGCTCATCGCCGCTCCCACCTGACGATGGTCAGGATTGACAGTAGTAGCTGAGGCATGGATGCGCTCAACAAGTGTCATAGAGGTCAACGATACAGCTATTGAGCAGAACTTGGCCGTTGTACGTCAGCTTGTGGGGCCAGACTGCAGGCTCTGTCCAATCGTCAAGGCAGATGCCTATGGGCTTGGGGCGGTGCGGATTGCACGTCGCCTTGTTGCCCGGCAGGCGGATATATTTGCTGTTTATGCACCAGATGAAGCAGCTGAGCTGCTTCAGCATGGTATTGCTGCTGACATTCTGATTTTGATGCCAGTCACAGAAATTGGTCGCCGAGATGTTCTGTACCGAGGTTTGGTTTCCGGTCGTATACATCTCACAGTGCACGATGACATGCACCTCGGATTGTTAGCAGATATTGCAGATCGAAATGGATTGGATCTTTCACTCCATGTCAAGGTTGATTCTGGAATGCGCCGAGGTGGTGCGACGCCAGAAATGGCGGCTGAAATGATTCGACAAATTGATGCCAGTCGTCGCTTGCGGTTGGCTGGTGTCATGACACATTTTGCTGATCCAAGTGGCTGCACGACGAAGACAGACGCTCAGCTTGCGGTACTTGATGAGCTTATTGATCAAACCGCAGATGTTGGAAGTTCAACTTGTCTCGTACATGCAGCAAATTCTTTTGCCACATTTTCGAGTGCTCGCTATCACAAGACAATGGTCCGCATTGGTCTGGCATGGGCGGGCTATGTTGGCGCACGCGATCGCCCTGATCAGCAGCACCCTTTGGCGGCGAATCTAACACCAGCTGTTACTTGGACAAGTAAGATTGTCCAGATCAAGCGCCTTAGCAAAGGTGACATGGTTGGATACGGAGGCACGTGGACAGCGAAGCAAGATGGTTGGATGGGCGTCGTTCCAGTCGGCTACGCTGATGGTTATCCGCCATCGCTTAGTCATCGCGACGATAACTTTGGAGACGGAAGTTCTTACGGCGAAGTCGGTATTCTTAATCCGGATAGAGGCTCTTCACGTCGTCGGTTTGCGCCAGTGATTGGAGCCGTAAGTATGGATCAAATGTGTATCGATTTGACCCACCTTTTTCAGGGGCAGCGTCCGCAAGGACGAGGCTACGAGGCGTTACGCAGTGCTGCTGTTGAACTCATTTCTCCTGATGCGAAACAACCAAATCACGTTCCAACAATCGCATCGCGAGCTGGCATCACGCCTCACGAACTTCTGAGTCGACTTCATCAACGTATTCCTCGCGTTCACTTTTCGGCGGCGGCAAAGTTGCAGACTGAAAAAGAAGTTTGCTCGATGAAACAAGCCGTCGCAGGTTAAGAAACGACCTAAAAACCACAATAATGAGAGCTTGCGGCCGTCTTTCGGTTGAGCTGCCTTTTTTTCAATACTTTTTTTGAATCACTTATTTCGCTCATGTTGCCATTGCGCTATCCCGATACTTTCAGGAGCAGCAGCGATGCCTTTGGTTCGGGAAGCGCTGTAAATCACGAGGGACCGCCCACGGGCCGACCCACTTGGCAGTATTGCTTCTCGAACCAAGGGCATCCAATGGCCCATGTACCAATCACGATGAGGTAACACCTCCTTAACAGTGGCATGCGCACAAGGCTGCGCATAGTATGGGTTGATTATGTCGCCCAATCTAAAAAATAAGCAATGTGGGGTTGACCCAATTCGTATCGGTGTTGTCGAGTTTCTTAACGCGGCACCACTCATCGATGGTCTTTGTAATCTTGAGTCGTTTCAGATTGTATCTGCGGTGCCCAGTTCATTGATCGATCTCTTAGAGACTCATGAAGTGGAGATTGCGATGTGTTCTTCGATCGACTATCAGCGATCGGGTAAAGATTTGGTGATGTTGCCCTGCGGTATTGTTGGTAGTACTGGCCGTACGATGACCGTGCGACTTTTTTCGGCCTGTGATATTAATCAGATTCAAACAGTGGCTTGTGATACACACAGCCATACCTCTGTCGTACTCATGCAGATTCTCATGAAGCGATTGCATGGGATTGATGTGCAGGTTAAGCCGCTGGATGTAAAAAGTGTTGATGGGCAATGGTGGTCAGATTCTGCAGCTCAGTGTGATGCGATCATGCTCATTGGTGATAAAGTTGTTCAGGATGCGCCGCCAAGTGAAAAATTTCCCTTTGAGTTAGACCTTGGACATGCATGGCATGAATTGACTGGGGTGCCGTTTTGTTTCGCTATTTGGTTAGCACATGCTGATATAGAGGTATCGCGACTACGACTTGCAGCAGCAGTTCTGGATCGCCAGCGAAGACGCAACTTTCACCATCTTGAGCAGGTGCTCGTGCCGAGATGTCAAGAAAAACACTGGTCGGTGGAATCGGCTCTTGAATATACGACCGAGATGTTGGATTACACATTTACAGATGAACATAGAAAAGGTTTGAATCTGTTTTATGATGAGGCGTATTCTTTGGGTTTGATTAATCATCGCCGACCACTTATTGAGCTATAAAAGGCATTCAGTCGCCGGCGGGGAGTTGACATGCCGCGCATTGCCCGGTTCACAATTAGTGCTATTGATGCTTTGGTCCGTGACCTCGCCTATACACCAGCATCCCGGCGCCTTGCGCAGATAGAGGCTGCTGAAGCGTTTGTTAGAGAAGTTGATGTCAACCAGATTTACCCCCACGATTTCGTGGTTTGGCGGCTTACGGGGTACCGTCCTGATAGTGATACGGCGCCTGCAATGCACTTGGGCGCAGCGCTTATTACTGATCTGGTCAATTTTATACAAGCAGTCAGTTTCGACATCGACATCGCTCTTGATCATGCAAGCCGTCATGCGCTTACGATCGATCAAGCTGCAGCCAGGATGGGTGTGACTGATCGTACGCTTCGTCGCTATCGAAAGTACGGATTGGTTTGTCACTATATCTGCTTTGAGCATGGTAAAAGACTGGGCATTTTCGAAGATGCGCTTGTTGATTTTTGTGCAGATCGCGAGGAAGGGACGAGGCTCTCGCTGGCGTCTTCTTTTAGTCGCGTGTCAGTTGAAGAAATGCAGGCAATCATCGCGCATGCTCGCACGCTGCTTGGGAGCGAAGGGCTTGTGGTGAGTGAAGTGGTTGCATCGTTGGCTCAAAAATATAATCGTTCCCGTGAGACGATTCGTGCAATGCTACAAAAAACCATCACTGAAAGTGGCCAGCCACTGTTAGAGCAACGCAATCGTTTGAGTGAAAAAATACGCCGACATATCTATCAGTCTTGGTTGCGTGGTACCAGAATTACAGATATTGCGGTGCGTTACCGTCGAAGCGCTCCAGCAATCCATCGCCTCATCAATAGTATGAGAAGAACGGCGTTGGTTCGTTTAGATCTCCAATGGGTCGAGCTGCCTACATTTGACCGTGATGATGCAGAGCAGACCATTCTTCAGGCTCATTTGGTGCGTTGTGATCTTGACGATGTGTTTCACAGTGAAGATGCGTTAGAAATTTTAGATCAAGCTCGTTCTGGGGAAGATCCTACCGATGATCAGGCAATGGCAATGATTGCAGCAATCAACTGGATTAAGAAAAGTGTGT
This DNA window, taken from Phycisphaerales bacterium, encodes the following:
- the rho gene encoding transcription termination factor Rho → MSDIVTGILEWTGKVEGRLRALENGLVVTQGDPFVPLDLGSKSMLRQAQEIEARVISRKPRRRRGRRNTRPRRIVEEILKIDGLSPEEYVKRKTFEELTPIDPQPRLNLEHADCPASCRLIDLFCPIGLGTRGLIVAPPKAGKTILLQNIATGIKQNHPDVHVIALLIDERPEEVTDFKRNVSAQVLASSNDEDVNRHLELGIFTIERAKRLLEAGKDVVVLLDSITRLGRAFNNSRQYGSGGKTMSGGLDSKAMEIPKQLFGAARNAEEGGSLTIIATCLIDTGSRADQIIFEEFKGTGNMELILDRSISEMRLYPAINLAASGTRKEHLLAPENELKTVTALRRRLLNMKPEQQIEQLLAALKRFPENADLVKG
- a CDS encoding pseudouridine-5'-phosphate glycosidase; this encodes MSSAINIAPEITQAVQDGCGIVGLETAVLTKGLPKTPCHLPQPPHDLDGVALPWHEDEPGHLQTLGLIKKVVVESGCVPAITAVIDGVVHVGLNDDQLRALAENDDAGKVAVTDLAPAIAQKRTAGTTVSGTLAALAMASKELDCCIDVMATGGIGGVHRGWAQQLDVSADLTALSKFRGCVVCAGPKSILDVEATRELLETLCVPIIGYQTHRLPRFLAAGTDAAFVSQRLDQVNEIADVYRLHCEVVPGSGSMLVVNDPPEATRLAASDLEALCQEAEAATDSGAGPARTPSLLAELHGNTQGRSLTANISVLIANAQLAGRIASA
- a CDS encoding DEAD/DEAH box helicase; protein product: MTTSTKPWRVPIEASNKPADTQSKKAVPQELFDTAQSFQDLGLCDGILKAIAKQGFEQPTHIQSQLVPAAISGRDVMGQSRTGTGKTAAFGLPTIHQLQDQGPCSGLILVPTRELAIQVTHEIQELSRFTNVKVIAVYGGQPINVQKEKLSKGPQIVVGTPGRVMDLNSRGMLPYDGIKMAVLDEVDRMLDIGFREDIRRILGGMRQGHQTILVSATISDEIERLSRQYLKNPIRLALTEAKSLTVAQVQQRYISVERWDKNQLLLYLLRHEEPALTLVFCRTKQTVDSLVEYLKRKNIESYALHANLNQGHRNRVMTKLRAGELKVLIASDLAARGLDVGGITHVINYDLPEDTEVYVHRIGRTARIDREGCAWSFVTPEQGDLLTSIEKLINLEIPALSCDGFKPGPIPDRIRQAKEAQDSARAESREQSNRASTALPSSKDAKDVSAFPGGIVPSSLPKRRMGGKLRRGRR
- the alr gene encoding alanine racemase, with the protein product MRSTSVIEVNDTAIEQNLAVVRQLVGPDCRLCPIVKADAYGLGAVRIARRLVARQADIFAVYAPDEAAELLQHGIAADILILMPVTEIGRRDVLYRGLVSGRIHLTVHDDMHLGLLADIADRNGLDLSLHVKVDSGMRRGGATPEMAAEMIRQIDASRRLRLAGVMTHFADPSGCTTKTDAQLAVLDELIDQTADVGSSTCLVHAANSFATFSSARYHKTMVRIGLAWAGYVGARDRPDQQHPLAANLTPAVTWTSKIVQIKRLSKGDMVGYGGTWTAKQDGWMGVVPVGYADGYPPSLSHRDDNFGDGSSYGEVGILNPDRGSSRRRFAPVIGAVSMDQMCIDLTHLFQGQRPQGRGYEALRSAAVELISPDAKQPNHVPTIASRAGITPHELLSRLHQRIPRVHFSAAAKLQTEKEVCSMKQAVAG
- a CDS encoding menaquinone biosynthesis protein encodes the protein MSPNLKNKQCGVDPIRIGVVEFLNAAPLIDGLCNLESFQIVSAVPSSLIDLLETHEVEIAMCSSIDYQRSGKDLVMLPCGIVGSTGRTMTVRLFSACDINQIQTVACDTHSHTSVVLMQILMKRLHGIDVQVKPLDVKSVDGQWWSDSAAQCDAIMLIGDKVVQDAPPSEKFPFELDLGHAWHELTGVPFCFAIWLAHADIEVSRLRLAAAVLDRQRRRNFHHLEQVLVPRCQEKHWSVESALEYTTEMLDYTFTDEHRKGLNLFYDEAYSLGLINHRRPLIEL